The region GTAGTCAAGAAGCGAGGACATGTTCGCGTCAGCGACCACCACCACGTCTCCCCCCTTGCCGCCGTCGCCGCCGTTGGGGCCTCCCTTGGGAACGAACTTCTCCCTTCTGAAGCTGACGCATCCGTTGCCGCCGTTACCTGATATAACGGTTATTTTCGCCTCGTCTATAAACTGCATTTTGGTTTGGGCGGGTGAGAATCATCTCGCCGGGGCTTCGGTCTTGCGGATGGTCTGGAGGTTTTTCGGACGACCCCCTCCGGGGCGAAGCCCTAGAGCTGTTTTTGATGTTCCGCTATGTCCTTTTTTACGTTTCCCGTTATACCGTCCCAGTATCTCCACCAGTAGGAATCCGGTTCGTGGTTTGCCTTCTGCTGCTCGGCCCAGATGAGAACCTGCATGTGGTCTCCGTGATAGAGCACCAGTTTCTTCGCAGCGTCGGCAACCTCTTCATCGTTTATCGGAAGCTTGTTGAGCTCCCCGTCAAAAATGGCCTTTATCTCTTTTATGTAGGGAGCGGCGGCCCTTGAAATCTCCTTGATTTTCTCAGCCGGGGTTGCGACATCTCCCGGAAAAGATTCCTTTACGTTTTTCATGAGGTCCACGAAGTCAAGAAGATTATCAAGAGAGTCCTGAGCCTTCTTCACTTCCTTGAGACATCCCGTGAGTTCCTTTACGTTTACATTTAAAGACATTAAACCGCCTCCTTGATTGCAATCATGCCCCGCCCGGGGACAGCTCTGATTCTACCACATAATCCATTACTTTACCCTGTATACCAGAAGTCCGGGCTTGTTTTTCATGTAGGTGGCAAGCTCCTCGTCCAGCACCTTTTCGTGTACCGTGGAAGCGTGACGCAGGTAAACCACGCCGTCTTTTCTAACGGCTATTCCCGTGTGAGAGACGTCAAGGCCGTTTTTATCGGAGTATATCCCGAGGTAGTCCCCCGTTTTTATCTCTTGGAGAACTGGCGGGCTTAACTTCTCAGAGGGGACATAGCTCACGTCCCTTTTTACTGTCGCAAGTCCCGGAAGCCAGGGAGAGCCGTCTGTTTTTCTGTTCAGCTCCTTGGTCACGACTGCCGTTGCGTCGCCCCCGACTTCACGGGTTACATCACGGGCGTTTTTATCGTTCCCGTTTACCCAGTCGGAGAAAAAATGTTTCCTGTTCTCCCACCGCACAGCGCCGTCTTTATATCTCGTTTTCACGAGTTTTCCCTTGAATTCCCCGAAGCTTCCTGAAAGCCTGAGCGACTCCACGTAGTCGATATAGGTAAAGCAGTCAACCCCCGAGAGATCCACTGTAAGCTGCTCCGTCTCGCCGCTTGCTCCACCAAGGGTGTTTCCCGCGTAGGGAGTTCCGAGAAATTTCTCCGAGAGAAATTCTATTTTGGCGGCGGAACCGTCCTTTAAGGCTGCCCGCTCCATCAGGGTTTCTATTTCCTGCTGCGTCCAGTCCCCAAGAATCACTTTTTCTGAGTGTACAGTCGAGAAGTCTTTTCCGAAGACCGTGAACAGGAACTTGGCCGCGACAACTATGACGATCAGAAGAAAGAGATTTTTGATTATTCTTTTCATGGCTCTACCCCGGCGACCCGATGTTTATTCCGGCAAGGAGAAAAAGATCGTCTCCGAGCAGGTAAAGCACGGCCGAGAGGGAAAGAAAGGGGCCGTAGGCTATGGCATGTCCCGGATCTTTCTTGCGCAGTATTATAACCGAGAGTCCGATAAGGGTTCCCAGGATGGAACTCAGAAATATTATGACCAGCACCCCCCACATTCCGAAAAAAGCTCCCAGCATCGCTACGAGCTTTACGTCGCCCATTCCCATTCCTTCTTTTTTTCTCAAGTTCCTGTATGCCATGGCGAT is a window of Candidatus Dadabacteria bacterium DNA encoding:
- a CDS encoding DUF1460 domain-containing protein, which gives rise to MKRIIKNLFLLIVIVVAAKFLFTVFGKDFSTVHSEKVILGDWTQQEIETLMERAALKDGSAAKIEFLSEKFLGTPYAGNTLGGASGETEQLTVDLSGVDCFTYIDYVESLRLSGSFGEFKGKLVKTRYKDGAVRWENRKHFFSDWVNGNDKNARDVTREVGGDATAVVTKELNRKTDGSPWLPGLATVKRDVSYVPSEKLSPPVLQEIKTGDYLGIYSDKNGLDVSHTGIAVRKDGVVYLRHASTVHEKVLDEELATYMKNKPGLLVYRVK